Proteins from a single region of Lysinibacillus sp. JNUCC-52:
- the nadA gene encoding quinolinate synthase NadA encodes MSITSLLQQTSLLPEHYRTLSTIEMESRIRTIKKKLGKTLFIPGHHYQKDEVIQFADATGDSLQLAQISAANKEAEHIVFCGVHFMAETADMLTMEKQHVYLPDMRAGCSMADMADIYQTEQAWPILQQLFGNTILPLTYVNSTAAIKAFTGRHGGACVTSSNAKEMVKWAFTQKQRILFLPDQHLGRNTAFDLGVPLENMAVWNPHTNTLETDQSPENIQVILWKGHCSVHEGFTVQHTAMVRQSHPNMRIIVHPECSREVVAAADDAGSTKYILDTINNASSGSAWAIGTEMNLVNRIIQQHPDKHIISLNENFCPCLTMNRIDLPHLLWSLESIVQGKPHNRIQVDASTAKEARSSLERMLSRA; translated from the coding sequence TTGTCCATCACTAGTTTACTACAACAAACCTCATTACTTCCTGAGCATTACCGAACATTATCAACAATCGAAATGGAATCTCGTATTCGAACTATAAAAAAGAAGCTTGGTAAGACACTCTTTATACCTGGCCATCACTATCAAAAAGATGAAGTAATACAATTTGCTGATGCTACAGGGGATTCCTTACAGCTTGCTCAAATATCCGCTGCTAATAAAGAAGCCGAGCATATCGTTTTTTGTGGTGTGCATTTTATGGCAGAGACAGCCGATATGCTTACTATGGAGAAGCAACATGTCTACCTACCTGATATGCGTGCAGGGTGTTCGATGGCTGATATGGCAGATATTTATCAAACTGAACAAGCTTGGCCAATTCTACAGCAACTTTTCGGCAATACAATTTTGCCGTTAACATATGTTAATTCTACTGCCGCGATTAAAGCATTTACTGGACGTCACGGCGGTGCTTGTGTAACCTCTTCTAATGCTAAAGAAATGGTAAAATGGGCATTTACACAAAAACAGCGTATATTATTTTTACCAGATCAGCATTTAGGAAGAAATACAGCGTTCGACTTAGGTGTGCCACTCGAAAATATGGCCGTATGGAATCCACATACGAATACGCTTGAAACAGATCAATCGCCAGAAAATATTCAAGTAATATTGTGGAAAGGACACTGTTCGGTACATGAAGGCTTTACAGTGCAACATACAGCAATGGTTCGTCAATCACATCCAAATATGCGTATTATCGTTCATCCTGAATGTAGCCGTGAAGTTGTCGCAGCTGCAGATGATGCAGGCTCTACAAAATATATCCTTGATACGATTAATAATGCTTCAAGCGGATCAGCGTGGGCAATTGGCACAGAAATGAATTTAGTAAACCGAATTATTCAACAACATCCTGATAAACATATTATTTCTTTAAACGAAAACTTTTGCCCTTGTCTTACAATGAATCGCATTGACCTTCCACATTTACTGTGGTCACTTGAGAGCATTGTTCAGGGCAAGCCCCATAACCGTATCCAAGTAGATGCGTCAACGGCAAAGGAAGCTCGTAGCTCACTTGAAAGAATGCTATCACGTGCATAA
- the nadC gene encoding carboxylating nicotinate-nucleotide diphosphorylase: MNIIKLEEMLKQFFNEDIGDGDLSSELIFSIDQIGSFSFYAKDSGIFCGTPIIEHGFRLLDPSMHITMHKNDGDAVNYGDVLAVIKGPLQKLLLGERVILNLIQRMSAIATAANLAVRETVGTSAKICDTRKTIPGLRMLDKYAVRVGGAYNHRSGLYDAIMLKDNHIAFAGSITKAVQTARKKIGHTVKIEVEIETKAQLEEAILAGADIIMFDNRTPEEIHAWLPIVPAHIATEASGGITLENLNAYAKSGIQWISLGALTHSVKTFDISALVQMKGEHTLVHH, from the coding sequence ATGAATATCATCAAACTCGAGGAAATGCTCAAGCAATTTTTTAATGAAGATATAGGAGATGGAGATTTATCAAGTGAACTAATCTTTTCAATCGACCAAATAGGCTCCTTTTCCTTTTATGCAAAAGACAGCGGTATTTTTTGTGGAACGCCTATTATCGAACATGGATTTCGTTTACTTGATCCTTCGATGCATATAACTATGCATAAAAATGATGGGGATGCTGTGAATTACGGAGATGTCCTTGCTGTTATTAAAGGACCTCTACAAAAATTATTATTAGGTGAACGAGTCATTTTGAATCTTATTCAACGCATGTCTGCTATCGCTACAGCAGCCAACTTAGCTGTTCGTGAAACTGTAGGAACCTCTGCGAAAATTTGTGATACACGCAAAACCATTCCAGGATTACGTATGCTCGACAAATATGCGGTACGAGTAGGAGGTGCCTATAATCACCGAAGTGGCTTATACGATGCAATTATGCTCAAGGATAATCATATTGCCTTTGCAGGAAGTATTACCAAAGCTGTACAAACTGCTCGCAAGAAAATTGGGCACACGGTAAAAATCGAAGTCGAGATTGAAACGAAGGCACAATTAGAAGAAGCTATATTAGCAGGGGCTGACATTATTATGTTCGATAATCGTACACCTGAAGAAATACATGCTTGGCTTCCAATCGTTCCAGCACATATCGCTACTGAAGCTTCTGGTGGCATTACATTAGAAAACCTCAATGCTTATGCAAAGTCAGGCATTCAATGGATATCATTAGGTGCATTAACTCATTCCGTAAAAACTTTTGATATTAGTGCACTTGTACAAATGAAAGGAGAGCATACACTTGTCCATCACTAG
- the nadB gene encoding L-aspartate oxidase gives MDVKTDILIIGSGIASLQAARLLGQYFQVQIVTKSSVKMSSSYRAQGGIAAVTSPEDHTSFHIADTLTAGEHHHENKFVDVLINDGMTIIQQLLLEGLPIDRQENGEPALGLEGAHSHQRIIHAGGDRTGQVLIDYLLQHLSSNVHINSNEMAYDLLLNTDRACIGVLAKSEKEIKRYFAHHVILASGGAGALYSNTSNFATNTGDGIALAYRAGAAISDMEFMQFHPSLLWCNGEAKGLVSEAVRGAGGIFVNAGRQPIMEGVHPLLDLAPRHITAHTLYTKRASGHETFIDISNIQGFEVKFPTITKLCIGNGIDIQDGLIPVAPGAHFLMGGVIADDKGRTSISHLYAVGEVACTGVHGANRLASNSLLEGITFGHKMAQFIIKAGCKQTNFTPAVVNDYQSMPALFTKENLQQTMMRSLGIVRDPFDMQLLKEQLPSLQNLRQVKVMDLNQQQLELYMMHIVASLMLHAAIMRTETRGAHIRNDKPNSEAKWAQRWIIFQQGQMKVRNSLYEYHQTRGNAQAIF, from the coding sequence ATGGATGTAAAGACAGACATACTTATTATTGGTAGCGGCATTGCGTCACTTCAAGCTGCACGACTACTCGGACAATATTTTCAAGTACAGATTGTTACAAAATCCTCAGTTAAAATGAGTAGCTCTTATCGTGCACAAGGAGGAATAGCTGCTGTTACTAGTCCAGAAGATCATACTAGTTTTCATATTGCTGATACACTGACGGCAGGTGAACACCATCATGAAAACAAATTCGTTGATGTACTAATAAACGATGGAATGACGATTATACAGCAACTGCTATTAGAGGGTTTACCTATCGATCGGCAAGAAAATGGCGAACCTGCTCTAGGCTTAGAAGGAGCACATAGCCATCAACGAATTATACATGCTGGTGGTGATAGGACGGGCCAAGTGCTAATTGATTATTTGCTTCAGCATCTATCTTCAAACGTTCACATTAATAGCAATGAGATGGCTTATGACTTGTTACTGAATACGGATCGTGCTTGTATTGGCGTACTAGCAAAAAGTGAAAAAGAAATAAAACGTTACTTTGCTCATCACGTCATTCTGGCTTCAGGTGGTGCAGGTGCTCTCTACTCAAACACTTCGAACTTTGCCACGAATACTGGAGACGGCATTGCATTAGCTTACCGTGCTGGCGCTGCTATCAGTGACATGGAATTTATGCAATTTCATCCAAGTCTATTATGGTGTAATGGTGAAGCTAAAGGATTGGTTTCTGAAGCTGTTCGGGGAGCAGGAGGAATTTTTGTTAATGCAGGGCGTCAACCAATTATGGAAGGTGTGCATCCATTGCTCGATTTAGCTCCGCGCCATATTACAGCACACACATTATATACTAAACGCGCCTCAGGGCACGAAACATTTATTGATATTTCAAACATTCAGGGATTTGAAGTTAAATTCCCTACAATTACAAAACTTTGTATTGGAAACGGTATAGATATACAAGACGGCCTAATTCCTGTAGCTCCAGGCGCCCATTTTTTAATGGGTGGTGTGATTGCGGATGATAAGGGAAGAACCTCGATTTCTCATCTCTATGCTGTTGGTGAGGTAGCATGTACAGGAGTTCATGGTGCAAACCGTTTAGCGAGCAATTCATTACTCGAAGGCATAACATTTGGTCATAAAATGGCTCAATTTATTATAAAAGCAGGTTGTAAGCAAACTAATTTCACACCTGCTGTTGTTAATGATTATCAATCAATGCCAGCATTATTCACAAAGGAAAACTTACAACAAACAATGATGCGCTCATTAGGCATTGTCCGAGACCCTTTCGATATGCAGCTTTTGAAAGAACAACTACCTTCATTACAAAATCTACGTCAAGTAAAAGTAATGGACTTAAATCAACAGCAACTCGAACTTTACATGATGCATATTGTTGCATCATTGATGCTCCATGCAGCTATCATGCGAACAGAAACACGCGGTGCACACATTCGGAATGATAAACCTAACAGTGAAGCAAAGTGGGCACAGCGCTGGATTATTTTTCAACAAGGACAAATGAAAGTGAGGAATTCATTGTATGAATATCATCAAACTCGAGGAAATGCTCAAGCAATTTTTTAA
- a CDS encoding cysteine desulfurase family protein, with product MDYAATSPMSSNALQAYCDVAKRYYGNSASLHDLGGQANYFVEQARTVLAKTLGVERNGIIFTGSGTEGNILSILSLALAAKQGKHIISSQAEHTSVHAALNTLEKMGFAITKLPLQLNGCIDVEQVRKAIREDTALITIQHVNSEIGSIQPVEEIVEIANNANIFFHVDCVQSFSKLATYSFSANVDAITVSAHKIGGPKGCGAIFINPKIRVPALTPGVTHERGLRGGTLDTPAIVAFATAIENYQYERQHYELLRQYLRNNLPSTCQLIECNNQLPSICGLIMEKVEGQYVLLKLNEAGICISTGSACDIHSESGTKAILSMGYTMEEARQFFRISFGPTTSFEEIDQLVAALTNVFVKY from the coding sequence ATGGATTATGCAGCAACATCTCCAATGTCCAGTAACGCACTTCAGGCTTATTGTGATGTAGCAAAACGTTATTATGGAAATAGTGCGAGCTTACACGATTTAGGAGGACAAGCAAATTATTTTGTGGAGCAGGCAAGAACTGTACTAGCCAAAACTCTCGGCGTTGAACGGAATGGGATAATTTTTACTGGGAGCGGCACAGAGGGAAATATACTATCAATTTTGTCACTAGCTTTAGCTGCAAAACAGGGTAAGCATATTATTTCATCCCAGGCTGAACATACATCAGTTCATGCAGCATTAAATACACTTGAAAAAATGGGGTTTGCCATCACGAAATTACCTTTACAGCTAAATGGGTGTATTGATGTAGAACAAGTTCGAAAAGCAATAAGGGAAGATACAGCATTAATAACGATTCAGCATGTAAATTCCGAAATAGGTTCCATCCAACCTGTAGAGGAAATCGTCGAAATAGCAAATAATGCAAATATATTTTTTCATGTGGATTGTGTGCAGTCATTTAGTAAACTAGCAACATATTCATTTAGTGCAAATGTAGATGCGATAACGGTTTCAGCCCATAAAATAGGAGGACCAAAAGGATGTGGGGCTATTTTTATCAATCCGAAAATTCGAGTTCCAGCATTAACGCCTGGTGTAACGCATGAACGAGGTTTACGAGGAGGAACATTAGATACACCTGCCATTGTTGCATTTGCGACAGCTATTGAAAACTATCAATATGAGCGTCAACATTATGAATTACTGCGCCAATATTTACGAAACAATTTACCGTCAACTTGTCAGTTGATTGAATGTAACAATCAACTGCCTAGTATATGCGGCTTGATAATGGAAAAAGTAGAGGGGCAATATGTGTTGTTAAAATTAAACGAAGCAGGTATTTGTATTTCAACGGGGAGTGCTTGTGATATTCACAGTGAGTCTGGTACAAAGGCAATTTTATCAATGGGCTATACGATGGAGGAGGCACGCCAATTTTTTAGAATTTCCTTTGGACCAACAACATCATTTGAAGAAATTGATCAGTTAGTTGCTGCTCTTACTAATGTTTTTGTAAAATACTAA
- a CDS encoding diaminopropionate ammonia-lyase — protein MSHNLKWIDNQQFHLQENIERLEHALQSFTAEQVNRVERFHRTYEGFKQTPLRSLDFLASHLEVNKIFVKDESFRFGLNAFKVLGGIYAIGQYVAKLLGQHIDDLSFEQLKSPDVKEQLGNLTFISTTDGNHGRGVAWAARELGCKARIYMPAGSAEERLQNIKNEGAYAEITTMNYDDTVRYTSQLADSNGWVIIQDTMWEGYEEIPLWIMQGYTTLAKEIVDQLEEAPTHVFLQAGVGSFAGAIVAFLQQFYGRKITFVLVEPDVANCFYESFKLGTDHFVTVGGEMQTIMAGLACGEPNPLAWDILKAYTKVSICCDETTAATGMRVLANPLGSDHRIVAGESGAAPFGCFYELMTNEDYAELKATLQLNAQSNILFVNTEGDTDVENYRNIVWHGKYAK, from the coding sequence ATGAGCCATAACTTGAAATGGATAGACAATCAACAATTTCATTTACAGGAAAACATAGAGCGATTAGAACATGCACTACAAAGTTTTACAGCGGAACAGGTGAATCGTGTGGAACGATTTCATCGTACATATGAAGGTTTTAAACAGACACCTTTACGTAGTTTAGATTTTTTAGCATCCCATTTAGAGGTCAATAAAATTTTCGTGAAAGATGAGTCATTTCGATTTGGCTTAAATGCATTTAAGGTTTTAGGGGGCATTTATGCAATTGGCCAGTATGTTGCGAAATTGCTAGGTCAACATATTGATGATCTGTCATTCGAACAATTAAAGTCGCCTGATGTAAAAGAACAACTAGGCAATTTAACCTTTATTTCAACAACAGATGGCAATCATGGACGAGGGGTTGCATGGGCTGCTAGAGAACTAGGATGTAAAGCACGGATTTATATGCCAGCTGGCAGCGCGGAAGAGCGTTTGCAAAATATTAAGAACGAAGGGGCATACGCAGAAATCACGACAATGAATTATGATGATACCGTGCGTTATACGTCACAGCTTGCAGATAGCAATGGCTGGGTTATTATACAGGATACGATGTGGGAAGGATACGAAGAAATTCCTTTATGGATTATGCAAGGCTATACAACATTAGCAAAAGAAATAGTCGACCAATTAGAAGAAGCACCGACACATGTATTTTTACAGGCAGGAGTAGGTTCATTTGCTGGAGCAATCGTCGCTTTTCTCCAACAATTTTATGGACGGAAGATAACATTTGTGTTGGTAGAGCCAGATGTAGCGAACTGCTTTTATGAGAGCTTTAAACTTGGCACTGACCATTTTGTTACTGTCGGTGGAGAAATGCAAACAATTATGGCAGGGCTAGCGTGTGGAGAGCCAAATCCTTTGGCCTGGGATATTTTAAAAGCGTATACGAAAGTAAGTATTTGCTGTGATGAAACGACAGCTGCTACGGGCATGCGTGTGTTAGCAAATCCACTTGGTTCGGATCATCGCATTGTTGCAGGCGAATCAGGTGCAGCACCGTTCGGATGTTTTTATGAGTTAATGACGAATGAGGATTATGCAGAATTAAAGGCGACATTACAGCTAAATGCACAATCAAATATACTCTTTGTGAATACAGAGGGAGACACGGACGTAGAAAACTATCGAAATATTGTGTGGCATGGTAAGTATGCAAAATAG
- a CDS encoding DUF7683 domain-containing protein has product MSNHIKYQWRITKYNPDFRNNEGHYTKEVEWTSPSHIGKTIDGETFTVEKYIEVETAYIATIMKFLHVNDIKSLTMINTTYIDVGLESALYNQLYDEKFDNLHLKDDQEVTIDQIPLIAKMVLRGFLFCHFIAADFFVHFGDDYYMFIGTNHYQEEPLQFAREHHLFVEEMISPFYIREESIERMIMWTPIHEDTVVGEEILTDISLEKYREILHLSTIHPVVGVFPITASNQPFFQKNLKHKMDMNKYQYYLSAGD; this is encoded by the coding sequence TTGAGTAACCACATAAAATACCAATGGCGAATAACGAAATATAATCCTGACTTCCGAAATAATGAGGGGCATTACACGAAGGAGGTGGAATGGACAAGTCCATCTCACATTGGGAAGACAATCGATGGTGAAACCTTTACAGTAGAAAAATATATAGAGGTCGAAACTGCCTATATTGCTACAATCATGAAGTTTTTACATGTCAATGATATAAAATCATTAACAATGATTAACACGACTTATATTGATGTAGGGTTAGAATCTGCTTTGTATAACCAATTGTATGATGAAAAATTTGACAATCTTCACTTAAAAGATGATCAAGAGGTAACGATTGATCAAATTCCTCTCATTGCAAAAATGGTGTTACGGGGTTTTCTATTTTGTCATTTCATCGCTGCAGATTTTTTTGTCCATTTTGGAGATGACTATTATATGTTTATTGGAACAAATCATTATCAAGAGGAACCATTACAATTTGCTCGGGAACATCATTTATTTGTAGAAGAAATGATTTCTCCATTTTATATTCGTGAAGAGAGCATCGAAAGAATGATCATGTGGACGCCAATTCATGAAGATACCGTAGTAGGTGAGGAAATACTAACAGACATTTCATTAGAGAAATATAGGGAAATATTGCATCTTTCCACTATTCATCCAGTTGTCGGGGTCTTTCCAATTACAGCGAGTAACCAACCATTTTTTCAAAAAAATTTAAAACATAAAATGGATATGAATAAGTATCAATATTATCTAAGTGCGGGGGATTGA
- a CDS encoding MerR family transcriptional regulator: protein MEYTIQQLAKLSGVSTRTLRYYDEIDLLKPARTNEAGYRFYGQHEVDILQQILFYRALDMKLVTIHNIIHAPDFQHTAALKTHRDALLQRKKQLDQLLKTVEQTIQSIEGERPMTNEEKFEGFKEQLIEENEKQYGQEIRANYGQETVDASNAKFRNLTEEQYKAMQQLEQQLFERLKEAMAIGDAKNDVSMEVAELHKRWLSFSWPQYTKEAHAGLAQMYVADDRFTAYYDKHVSVGATQFLHDVIREYTQN, encoded by the coding sequence ATGGAATATACGATTCAGCAACTTGCCAAATTGTCTGGGGTCAGTACGAGAACGTTACGCTACTATGATGAAATCGACTTGCTAAAACCAGCAAGAACGAACGAGGCAGGCTATCGCTTTTATGGTCAACATGAAGTCGATATACTTCAGCAAATTTTGTTTTATAGAGCACTCGATATGAAACTAGTGACGATTCACAACATTATTCATGCACCTGATTTTCAACATACTGCTGCATTAAAAACACATCGTGATGCTTTACTACAACGAAAAAAACAGCTAGATCAATTATTAAAAACAGTGGAACAAACAATTCAATCGATTGAGGGGGAACGTCCAATGACGAACGAAGAGAAATTTGAAGGCTTTAAAGAGCAGCTAATTGAGGAAAATGAAAAGCAATATGGTCAAGAAATTCGTGCAAACTATGGTCAAGAAACAGTTGATGCATCGAATGCAAAATTTAGAAATTTAACAGAGGAGCAGTATAAAGCAATGCAACAATTAGAACAGCAATTATTTGAACGATTAAAAGAGGCGATGGCAATAGGAGATGCGAAAAATGATGTTTCAATGGAAGTTGCAGAGCTTCATAAACGCTGGTTGAGCTTTTCGTGGCCGCAATATACAAAGGAAGCACATGCTGGTTTAGCACAAATGTATGTAGCAGATGACCGCTTTACAGCTTATTACGATAAGCATGTATCTGTTGGGGCTACTCAATTTCTGCATGATGTAATTAGAGAATATACACAAAACTAA
- a CDS encoding TraR/DksA C4-type zinc finger protein, producing MEQQMIEKFKKQLQQELQEIEQQLEESERPQATELSNYDNHPADNASDLTDQLTEMAIDEHRSDHAEEIKNALQAIEDGTYGKCAECGEEIPLGRLEAMPHALTCVEHAEQREEQIRPVEEDVLSSLPKSDDFEELEEFGSSDTPSDKM from the coding sequence ATGGAACAACAAATGATAGAAAAGTTTAAAAAACAATTGCAGCAGGAATTACAGGAAATAGAGCAGCAGCTAGAGGAATCAGAGCGACCACAGGCAACAGAGCTCTCCAATTATGATAATCATCCAGCTGATAATGCGAGTGATTTAACTGATCAGCTTACAGAAATGGCTATTGATGAGCATCGTAGTGACCATGCGGAGGAAATCAAAAACGCCCTGCAAGCTATTGAAGATGGAACGTACGGCAAGTGCGCAGAATGTGGGGAAGAAATTCCGCTAGGTCGATTAGAAGCGATGCCCCATGCATTGACATGTGTAGAGCATGCGGAGCAACGAGAGGAACAAATACGACCAGTAGAAGAGGATGTACTATCATCCTTACCAAAATCTGATGATTTCGAAGAGCTTGAGGAATTTGGTTCGTCAGATACGCCATCAGATAAAATGTAA
- a CDS encoding dipeptidase, giving the protein MEIIDLHCDVLYKLTTLDAPKFADDVRLHASKERLQLGQVKAQVFAIFIDPATPQNMQFLEVMRQIEAFHTQVLQTEGMVHITEWSQLDTLAPHEIGAILSLEGCSAIGDDMTKLSAILDAGVKLVGLTWNEENAVAYGAEQDASLGLKPFGKEVVNMLNARDIIIDVSHLNEQGFWDLLPLAKHLVASHSNARAICDHPRNLTDQQAKALIEHGGHIHVVYFPKFIGDNATMDDLIAHVKHLASIVGIDHLGVGSDFDGINVTVKGLAHAGEAQNLLEQLREHFTDEEVRGIAHNNFRQYIKKAATK; this is encoded by the coding sequence ATGGAAATAATTGATTTACATTGTGATGTATTGTATAAGCTAACAACGCTAGATGCGCCAAAATTTGCGGATGATGTACGATTACATGCAAGTAAAGAAAGATTACAATTAGGGCAAGTAAAGGCGCAGGTATTCGCTATTTTTATCGACCCTGCAACACCACAAAATATGCAATTTTTAGAGGTCATGCGTCAAATTGAAGCCTTTCATACACAAGTATTACAAACTGAAGGCATGGTGCATATTACGGAATGGTCACAACTAGATACTTTAGCGCCTCATGAAATTGGTGCTATTCTAAGTTTAGAAGGCTGTAGCGCAATTGGCGATGATATGACAAAGCTTTCAGCAATTTTGGATGCAGGTGTAAAGTTAGTAGGACTTACATGGAATGAAGAAAATGCTGTAGCCTATGGCGCAGAGCAGGATGCTAGTCTAGGGTTAAAACCTTTCGGTAAAGAGGTTGTCAATATGCTAAATGCGCGGGATATTATTATTGATGTATCCCACTTAAACGAGCAAGGGTTCTGGGATTTGCTGCCGCTGGCAAAACATCTTGTCGCAAGTCATAGCAATGCACGTGCGATTTGTGACCATCCACGTAATTTAACAGATCAACAAGCAAAGGCACTTATAGAGCATGGGGGTCATATACATGTAGTCTACTTCCCAAAATTTATTGGTGACAATGCAACAATGGATGATTTAATTGCGCATGTAAAGCATCTGGCGAGTATTGTTGGGATTGACCATCTCGGAGTAGGATCTGATTTTGATGGCATCAATGTAACAGTTAAAGGCCTAGCGCATGCAGGTGAGGCGCAAAATTTATTGGAGCAACTACGAGAGCATTTTACAGATGAAGAAGTTCGTGGAATAGCGCACAATAATTTTAGACAATATATAAAAAAAGCAGCAACCAAATAA
- a CDS encoding 1,4-dihydroxy-2-naphthoate polyprenyltransferase, whose product MTKVIEADRGFKVWWHLTRPHTLTASFVPVFLGTAIALAIEKETINFGLFFAMLIASMLIQAATNMFNEYYDYKLGLDNEHSVGIGGTIVRHGVQPRTIMLIALSFYALAMLLGIYICASTSWWLAAVGLVCMLIGFLYTGGPYPIAYSPFGELVSGAVMGMGIVLIAFFIQTRTVTLDAVLLSVPSMILVGGIMLSNNIRDIVGDTEGGRKTLAILVGRDRAISVLSGFFIVSYLWVIALVAIDGITFWALIIFLSIPKPLRAIQIFRDKKEAKEVMPAMKYTAQTNTFFGFLLGLGLLVNYFFY is encoded by the coding sequence ATGACCAAAGTCATTGAAGCTGATAGGGGTTTTAAAGTTTGGTGGCATTTAACGCGCCCACATACTTTAACCGCTTCATTCGTTCCAGTATTTTTAGGAACAGCAATTGCTCTAGCAATTGAAAAAGAAACAATTAATTTTGGACTATTTTTTGCGATGCTGATAGCTAGTATGCTAATTCAAGCAGCAACGAATATGTTCAACGAATATTATGATTACAAGCTAGGATTAGATAATGAACATTCTGTCGGCATTGGCGGCACAATTGTCCGTCACGGTGTACAGCCGAGAACAATTATGTTGATTGCTTTAAGCTTTTATGCACTAGCCATGCTTCTTGGCATTTATATTTGTGCCTCAACTTCTTGGTGGCTTGCTGCAGTTGGACTAGTTTGCATGCTGATTGGTTTTCTATATACAGGAGGACCTTATCCTATCGCATATTCGCCATTTGGAGAGCTTGTTTCAGGGGCCGTCATGGGTATGGGTATTGTCTTAATTGCCTTTTTTATTCAAACACGTACTGTAACATTGGATGCGGTTTTACTCTCTGTTCCGAGTATGATTTTAGTAGGTGGCATTATGCTATCTAATAATATTCGTGATATTGTTGGCGATACAGAAGGTGGACGGAAAACGCTTGCCATCTTAGTAGGTCGTGACCGTGCTATTTCTGTACTATCTGGCTTTTTTATCGTTTCCTACCTATGGGTAATTGCATTAGTAGCAATTGACGGTATTACTTTTTGGGCGCTTATTATTTTCCTAAGTATTCCGAAGCCGCTACGTGCTATCCAAATTTTCCGCGATAAAAAAGAAGCCAAGGAAGTAATGCCAGCGATGAAATATACAGCGCAAACAAATACATTCTTCGGTTTCCTATTAGGACTCGGATTATTAGTGAATTATTTCTTTTATTAA